One candidate division Zixibacteria bacterium HGW-Zixibacteria-1 genomic window, AAGGGGATACGGTCAAGAAGGGAACCCCGCTGGTTTTGATGGATACGCTCCAGCTTCAAAAAGATGTCGACCAGGCCAGGTTTTCATATGATGAAACCATGGCACGAACCGAGGCCAACAAATCGCTGTATAAGCAGGCCGATGAAGAATTCGCCAGGCAGAAAGAGCTCTTTGCCAGAGAGCTCATTTCGGAAACCGCCTTCAATAACGCCGAGTATTCATATTTGAGCAGCAAGTACAGTTATGAAGCGATGGTCAACTCGGCCAAGCAGGCGCAGGCAAGATTAGAAAAACAGCTGGATCTTCACAGCAAAACACGCATCGTGGCGCCGATGGACGGCGTGATTACATATCTGGACGCCGAAGTCGGTGAAATTGCCGCCCCGCAGACTGTTTACAGCCAGGGCAAGATATTAATGGTAATTTCCAACCTGTCTGCTTTTGAAGTGGAAGTCAATGTCGATGAGACCGAAATCGTCAAGGTCAAAAAGGGCCAGCGGGCCAACATTGAGGTGGACGCTTTTCCCGATACCACTTTCAGAGGGGAAGTTATTGAAATAGGCAATACCGCCATCATTACCGGGGCCGGCTCGACCGAGCAGTCGACCAATTTCAAGGTCAAGGTGCTTTTGACTGAAGTAAATGCCGAGGTTAAACCCGGAATGTCCGCCACCGTTGATATTATTACCAATATCCGGGATGATATTCTGGCCGTTCCCTATGGGGCGATTGTCATGAGAAGCCTTGATGCCGACTCCCTGGCAAAGGCCCTGAACGGGGATACCACTGAAATCGCCGTGAATACCGATGAAGGGGGGGCCAATGCCGCAGTGACCAATAATCCCGATTCTGCCAGCGGCGATAAGCCCAAGAAAAAAGATAAGAATATGAAAGAAGTCAAGGGTGTCTTTATCGCCAAAGACGGGCAGGCAAAATTTGTCGAGGTGGTCACCGGCATCGCCGACCAGAAGGATATTGAAATCATTTCCGGATTGTCAAAGGGCGATATGATTATCACCGGTCCGTACCGGACTCTCCGCGTAATCAAGGATGGAGAGTTCGTCGAGGCGACCAGTGAAAAGGGAAGCGAGAAAAACTGATGGCTCTTATAGAAACTCATGATCTCTGGAAGACCTATGACATGGGCAAAGTGCAGGTGCATGCGCTGCGCGGAGTTTCCATGAAGATCGAAAAAGGTGATTACATCGCTATCATGGGGCCGTCGGGCTCGGGGAAGTCGACCCTCATGAATCTGATCGGCTGTCTCGACACTCCCAGCCAGGGCGAGTATTATTTAAATGGCAAACGGGTCAGCCAGATGCATGATGACGAATTGGCCGAAATTCGCAACCGCGAGATCGGCTTTGTTTTCCAGACGTTCAATCTCATGCCGCGGTCGACGGCGCTGCACAATGTCGAACTGCCGCTTATTTACGGCGGCTGGTCGCGCG contains:
- a CDS encoding macrolide ABC transporter ATP-binding protein; protein product: MALIETHDLWKTYDMGKVQVHALRGVSMKIEKGDYIAIMGPSGSGKSTLMNLIGCLDTPSQGEYYLNGKRVSQMHDDELAEIRNREIGFVFQTFNLMPRSTALHNVELPLIYGGWSRDERLQKARHALEIVNLGERMLHQPNELSGGQRQRVAIARALVNDPSLLLADEPTGNIDTKTGEEIMQLFGELHRKGNTIILVTHEMEIAQCADRIFYIRDGEIEKEEIVRKAS